The Leptospira bouyouniensis genome has a segment encoding these proteins:
- a CDS encoding DUF2306 domain-containing protein encodes MNTTTKKDIWIIGSLLFLSFVPSIAGVVRISQLTTGSGYTVENQRFFDDPVPILLHIVAVLVYSILGAFQFAPGFRKLYPKWHRVSGRVLVFFGLTTAISGIWLTMVYPRVPTDGDWLFGIRMVIGFWMVICICLGFYFVMQRKYLIHSHWMIRGYAIGLGAGTQVFTHLPWFLFVGGDPSGIPRDLMMGTGWLINFLFAEWIIRRKNK; translated from the coding sequence ATGAATACCACTACAAAGAAAGATATTTGGATTATCGGTTCTTTATTATTCCTAAGTTTTGTACCTAGCATCGCAGGTGTCGTTCGGATTTCCCAATTGACAACTGGTTCTGGTTATACGGTAGAAAATCAAAGATTTTTTGATGATCCAGTCCCAATCCTTTTACATATTGTTGCCGTTCTTGTTTATAGTATTTTAGGAGCCTTTCAATTTGCTCCTGGGTTTCGAAAACTATATCCCAAATGGCACCGCGTTTCTGGTAGAGTTTTAGTATTTTTTGGACTAACAACTGCTATTTCTGGAATTTGGCTCACGATGGTGTATCCTAGAGTGCCAACTGACGGAGATTGGCTATTTGGAATTCGTATGGTGATTGGCTTCTGGATGGTAATTTGTATTTGCCTTGGATTTTATTTTGTTATGCAACGAAAATACCTGATCCATAGCCATTGGATGATCAGAGGGTATGCCATTGGACTTGGTGCCGGGACTCAAGTTTTTACACATTTACCTTGGTTCCTCTTTGTAGGAGGAGACCCATCCGGAATTCCAAGGGATTTGATGATGGGAACAGGTTGGCTTATCAATTTTTTATTTGCGGAATGGATCATTCGTAGAAAAAATAAATAG
- a CDS encoding methyl-accepting chemotaxis protein → MSSYLSNVSIRLRIFLLPLPILIFLLILLFLFLRSQNHDIEFTSKELKGIQILKPVYTVLKVGLTKLKIGNETTDELVPIVTEGTKQILESGILTEEIVQIKEWNQDVKVKSFDAKTAREFIDHTQKLAVKIGDFSHLILDPELDSYYQMEIILFQIPELWKHVAVLKEVIRDEYLGDNRKNKQFLNTSFTKAILSINGIETICVNITNSNTKTLESSKKYQEKINQNIIEVKTKCNTYVNELQNIFLKDTIKPESADKLFTIIHQGTSIGSDIQNNSIIILENIIRDRLTEQKWQRLINVIIVFVALSLSIILILFIFRSINIPLKSVLTKINELSSGDADLTKQLPTFGKNEIGEITVSINLFLSKLNEIMIQLKHSVSQVEKISEQLKKDALTVSDNATGLASTTEESAASLEELSSSFEVMFASISDETKNISKIADEILNIEYSIVNIEKELSQLSIESVTSTQLADKGNLSIRSTDSSMEEIRLATKEISGIVGLITDISEQTNLLALNASIEAARAGDAGRGFAVVAEEISKLADKTRISVKNIMVLITKSDSAVNTGVYHVNETVKALNEIVGQSIRIQMGIEKLRGEISSQSNSLTKVSHEVKELQSLAESIETSCLEQKRTSEDMVMSVNTLSGNAQELAISSEDLNRVSITIGDVAKTISNVANSFATTDEV, encoded by the coding sequence ATGAGCTCCTATTTATCAAATGTATCGATTCGCCTTAGGATATTTTTACTCCCGCTTCCCATCCTTATATTTTTACTCATTTTACTCTTCCTTTTTCTGCGCTCACAAAATCATGATATCGAGTTCACTTCGAAAGAGTTAAAGGGAATCCAAATTCTTAAGCCAGTATATACTGTGCTGAAAGTTGGACTAACGAAGTTAAAAATTGGAAATGAAACTACTGATGAATTAGTTCCCATAGTAACTGAAGGTACAAAGCAAATACTCGAGTCAGGCATCTTGACAGAAGAGATTGTTCAAATAAAGGAATGGAATCAGGATGTAAAGGTGAAGAGTTTTGATGCAAAAACGGCACGAGAATTCATCGATCATACTCAGAAACTTGCAGTCAAAATAGGTGATTTTTCGCATTTGATTTTGGATCCAGAACTCGATTCATATTACCAAATGGAAATTATCTTGTTCCAGATCCCAGAGTTATGGAAACATGTGGCAGTTTTAAAAGAAGTGATTCGCGATGAATATCTTGGCGATAACCGTAAGAACAAACAATTTTTAAATACGAGTTTTACGAAAGCGATCTTATCAATTAATGGAATCGAAACAATTTGTGTTAATATAACGAATTCAAATACTAAAACTTTAGAGAGTTCAAAAAAGTACCAAGAAAAAATCAATCAAAATATCATAGAAGTCAAAACCAAATGTAATACTTATGTCAATGAACTTCAAAATATTTTTCTAAAAGACACAATTAAACCTGAATCAGCCGATAAATTATTCACGATTATCCATCAAGGAACTTCGATTGGTTCTGATATTCAAAACAATTCGATCATTATACTTGAAAATATAATTCGAGATCGACTAACAGAACAAAAATGGCAAAGGCTAATCAATGTCATCATTGTATTTGTGGCATTAAGTTTATCGATCATATTAATTCTATTCATCTTCCGAAGCATAAACATTCCTCTTAAATCTGTTCTTACGAAAATAAATGAATTATCAAGTGGAGATGCAGATTTAACAAAACAATTACCAACATTTGGAAAAAATGAAATTGGAGAGATCACAGTATCGATCAACCTATTTTTAAGTAAGCTGAATGAAATTATGATCCAATTGAAACATTCCGTTAGCCAAGTTGAAAAAATTTCTGAACAATTGAAAAAAGATGCACTAACCGTATCCGATAATGCAACGGGACTCGCATCAACCACTGAAGAATCTGCGGCCTCTTTGGAAGAGTTATCTTCTTCCTTTGAAGTGATGTTTGCTTCCATTTCAGATGAAACAAAAAACATTTCAAAGATTGCAGATGAAATTCTTAATATTGAGTATTCTATCGTAAATATTGAAAAAGAACTCTCACAATTATCCATTGAATCAGTCACATCAACTCAATTAGCTGATAAAGGGAATTTGTCCATTCGCAGTACAGATAGTTCTATGGAAGAGATTCGTTTGGCAACGAAAGAGATTTCAGGAATCGTAGGATTGATTACCGATATTTCAGAACAAACGAATTTGTTAGCCCTCAACGCCAGTATAGAAGCTGCAAGGGCTGGTGATGCGGGTAGGGGATTTGCCGTTGTAGCGGAGGAAATATCTAAACTTGCAGACAAAACGAGGATTTCTGTGAAAAACATAATGGTTTTAATTACAAAAAGTGATTCTGCAGTGAATACAGGCGTGTATCATGTAAATGAAACAGTGAAAGCACTCAATGAAATTGTTGGTCAATCAATTCGTATTCAGATGGGTATTGAGAAGTTGAGAGGTGAAATTTCATCACAATCAAATAGTTTAACCAAAGTTTCACATGAAGTTAAAGAACTTCAGTCTTTAGCTGAATCAATTGAAACATCTTGCCTCGAACAAAAAAGAACATCTGAAGATATGGTAATGAGTGTGAATACACTTTCAGGAAATGCACAAGAGTTGGCAATTAGTTCAGAAGATCTAAACCGAGTTAGTATTACAATTGGCGATGTTGCAAAAACTATTTCGAATGTTGCCAATTCATTTGCAACAACTGATGAGGTTTAG